One genomic region from Haloprofundus salinisoli encodes:
- a CDS encoding complex I subunit 4 family protein, producing MIIEALIAFTFVAALVAFVLPDRLAGRGAFALSLVPVVGSLYMWSQFDASGNALLQGGQTAFETTVPWLQLAGYEISWYVGVDGISLPLVVLTTVLTSLAIVSAWTPIQHRQSQFFGLMLFMEANLLGVFTALDFFLWFIFWEAVLVPMYFLIGVWGGPRRKYAAIKFFVYTNAASLIMFIGFMALVLGLGDSTSSFALPDVAQALRAGELGSFYGLDASTLQVVAFAAMFFGFAVKVPVVPVHTWLPDAHVEAPTPVSVMLAGVLLKMGTYALLRFNFTMLPEVAVEYAPFIAAIAVLSVIYGALLALAQQDLKRIVAYSSVSSMGYVILGLVAYTAYGVGGATFQMVAHGLISGLMFMAVGVIYNTTHTRMVGDMSGMADRMPVTTAILIAGAFGYMGLPLMAGFAAEFFIFTGAFQSTVIAGNGLALFTAAAMFGIVIVAGYLLFAMQRTLFGPFRLETDYEVGRAPLHDTLPLAVLLVCIIALGVAPEIFFSMITDAVDPVIGGVLQ from the coding sequence ATGATAATCGAAGCGCTCATCGCATTCACGTTCGTCGCCGCACTGGTCGCGTTCGTCCTTCCGGACCGACTGGCCGGCCGCGGCGCGTTCGCTCTCAGTCTGGTTCCCGTCGTCGGGAGCCTCTACATGTGGTCGCAGTTCGACGCGTCCGGCAACGCCCTCTTGCAGGGCGGTCAGACCGCGTTCGAGACAACCGTCCCGTGGCTGCAGCTCGCGGGCTACGAGATCTCGTGGTACGTCGGCGTCGACGGTATCAGCCTGCCGCTGGTCGTGCTGACGACGGTGCTCACCTCGCTCGCCATCGTGAGCGCGTGGACGCCCATCCAGCACCGCCAGTCGCAGTTCTTCGGCCTCATGCTGTTCATGGAGGCGAACCTGCTCGGCGTGTTCACGGCGCTGGACTTCTTCCTCTGGTTCATCTTCTGGGAAGCGGTCCTCGTGCCGATGTACTTCCTCATCGGCGTCTGGGGCGGCCCGCGCCGGAAGTACGCCGCCATCAAGTTCTTCGTCTACACGAACGCGGCGTCGCTCATCATGTTCATCGGCTTCATGGCGCTCGTGCTGGGCCTCGGCGACTCGACGTCGTCGTTCGCGCTGCCCGACGTCGCACAGGCGCTTCGCGCCGGTGAACTCGGGTCGTTCTACGGCCTCGACGCGAGCACGCTCCAGGTCGTCGCCTTCGCGGCGATGTTCTTCGGCTTCGCAGTGAAGGTGCCGGTCGTGCCGGTCCACACCTGGCTTCCGGACGCTCACGTCGAAGCCCCGACGCCGGTGTCGGTGATGCTGGCGGGCGTCCTCCTGAAGATGGGGACGTACGCCTTACTTCGATTCAACTTCACGATGCTGCCGGAGGTCGCCGTCGAGTACGCGCCGTTCATCGCGGCCATCGCGGTGCTGAGCGTCATCTACGGCGCGCTGCTCGCGCTCGCACAGCAGGACCTCAAACGCATCGTCGCGTACTCCTCGGTCTCGTCGATGGGGTACGTCATCCTCGGTCTCGTCGCCTACACCGCCTACGGCGTCGGCGGCGCGACGTTCCAGATGGTCGCCCACGGCCTCATCTCGGGGCTGATGTTCATGGCGGTCGGCGTCATCTACAACACGACCCACACCCGGATGGTCGGCGACATGTCCGGGATGGCAGACCGAATGCCCGTCACGACGGCGATCCTCATCGCCGGCGCGTTCGGCTACATGGGGCTGCCGCTGATGGCCGGCTTCGCCGCGGAGTTCTTCATCTTCACCGGCGCGTTCCAGTCGACGGTCATCGCGGGTAACGGTCTCGCGCTGTTCACGGCGGCGGCGATGTTCGGCATCGTCATCGTCGCGGGCTACCTGCTGTTCGCCATGCAGCGGACGCTGTTCGGTCCGTTCCGCCTCGAAACCGACTACGAGGTCGGACGGGCACCGCTGCACGACACGCTGCCGCTGGCGGTGCTGCTCGTCTGCATCATCGCTCTCGGCGTCGCTCCGGAGATATTCTTCAGTATGATCACCGACGCAGTCGACCCGGTCATCGGAGGTGTGCTGCAATGA
- a CDS encoding NADH-quinone oxidoreductase subunit N encodes MGQLPEWTALAPVLILAVTGLVLLLIDSIDADTTNSALLAGVSTLGAAAALAATAWSLATGVGQDNGAILLFADALVVDGMSLFFTAIFTSVVVMVTIASYDYLHGHRHQGEFYSLVLFAASGMALMASANSLATVLVSLELASLPSYVLVAYLKQNRGSVEAGLKYFLIGALSAAVFTFGVSLVYAATGSLIFADVAEALSGGEFVGIAGLGVLMVAGGFAFKTASVPFHFWAPEAYEGAPAPVSAFLSSASKAAGFAVAFRVFVEAFPLATIPEGINWVLAFQILAVVTMTLGNFAAATQENVKRMLAYSSIGHAGYALIGLAALSAGGSANGNVLGASMAHLFVYGFMNTGAFLFIAMVERWGIGRTFEDYNGLATQAPVACVAMSVFMFSLAGLPPFGGFFSKYFLFFEAIENGFWWLAAIGALNSVLSLFYYSRVVRAMWFEDPSGPVELGSQPVGLYAALMLAAVGTVLLLPGFPPVIETAQTVAGTLFA; translated from the coding sequence ATGGGCCAGCTGCCCGAGTGGACGGCGCTCGCGCCGGTGCTCATCCTCGCGGTGACGGGGCTCGTACTCCTGCTCATCGACAGTATCGACGCGGATACGACCAACAGCGCGCTGTTGGCGGGCGTCTCGACGCTCGGTGCCGCCGCCGCGCTGGCGGCCACCGCGTGGTCGCTCGCCACCGGCGTCGGGCAGGACAACGGCGCGATCTTGCTGTTCGCCGACGCGCTCGTCGTCGACGGGATGAGCCTGTTCTTCACGGCCATCTTCACGAGCGTCGTCGTGATGGTCACCATCGCCAGCTACGACTACCTGCACGGGCACAGGCACCAAGGCGAGTTCTACTCGCTCGTGCTGTTCGCCGCCAGCGGGATGGCGCTGATGGCCTCGGCGAACTCGCTGGCGACCGTACTGGTGAGCCTCGAACTCGCCTCGCTGCCGTCGTACGTGCTCGTCGCGTACCTCAAGCAGAACCGTGGCAGCGTCGAAGCGGGGCTGAAGTACTTCCTCATCGGCGCGCTCTCGGCGGCGGTGTTCACCTTCGGCGTCAGCCTCGTCTACGCCGCCACCGGCTCTCTCATCTTCGCCGACGTCGCGGAGGCGCTCAGCGGCGGCGAGTTCGTCGGCATCGCCGGCCTCGGCGTGCTGATGGTCGCCGGCGGCTTCGCGTTCAAGACGGCCTCCGTCCCGTTCCACTTCTGGGCACCGGAGGCGTACGAGGGCGCGCCCGCGCCCGTGTCGGCGTTCCTCTCGTCGGCCTCGAAGGCCGCCGGGTTCGCCGTCGCCTTCCGAGTCTTCGTCGAAGCGTTCCCGCTCGCGACGATTCCGGAGGGCATCAACTGGGTGCTCGCGTTCCAGATTCTCGCCGTCGTCACGATGACGCTCGGCAACTTCGCCGCGGCAACCCAGGAGAACGTAAAGCGGATGCTCGCGTACTCCAGCATCGGTCACGCCGGCTACGCGCTCATCGGCCTCGCGGCGCTGTCCGCGGGCGGTAGCGCCAACGGCAACGTGCTCGGCGCGAGCATGGCGCACCTGTTCGTCTACGGCTTCATGAACACCGGGGCGTTCCTCTTCATCGCGATGGTGGAACGCTGGGGCATCGGAAGGACGTTCGAGGACTACAACGGCCTGGCGACGCAGGCACCGGTCGCCTGCGTTGCGATGTCGGTCTTCATGTTCAGTCTCGCCGGCCTGCCGCCGTTCGGCGGCTTCTTCTCGAAGTACTTCCTCTTCTTCGAGGCCATCGAGAACGGCTTCTGGTGGCTCGCCGCCATCGGCGCGCTCAACAGCGTGCTGTCGCTGTTCTACTACAGCCGCGTCGTGCGCGCGATGTGGTTCGAGGACCCGAGCGGACCGGTCGAACTCGGCAGCCAGCCCGTCGGGCTGTACGCCGCCCTGATGCTCGCCGCCGTCGGTACCGTCTTGCTGCTGCCCGGCTTCCCGCCGGTCATCGAGACGGCCCAGACCGTCGCCGGAACGCTGTTCGCCTGA